The following are from one region of the Fusarium verticillioides 7600 chromosome 1, whole genome shotgun sequence genome:
- a CDS encoding peptidyl-prolyl cis-trans isomerase H: MPPTKLPESGNPLVFLDITLGGEPLGRIQIELFKDVVPKTAENFRQFCTGESKNSAGRPQGYKGSKFHRIIPNFMCQGGDFLNNDGSGSTCIWGYKSFEDENFTLKHDQPGLLSMANAGPNTNGSQFFITTVPTPFLDNKHVVFGKVVDGMDVVKKMEATKTGYAAPDRPNLDVVISQCGEM; the protein is encoded by the exons ATGCCTCCTACAAAGCTCCCCGAGTCCGGAAATCCTCT TGTCTTTCTTGACATTACTCTCGGAG GTGAACCTCTTGGACGCATCCAGATCGAACTCTTCAAGGATGTTGTACCAAAGACTGCTGAGAACTTCCGCCAGTTCTGCACCGGCGAGAGCAAGAACAGCGCCGGTCGTCCTCAGGGTTACAAGGGCTCCAAGTTCCACCGCATA ATCCCAAATTTCATGTGCCAAGGTGGTGACTTTCTCAATAACGATGGTTCAGGATCGACCTGCATTTGGGGCTACAAGAGctttgaagacgagaacTTCACTCTCAAACATGATCAGCCTGGCCTCTTATCCATGGCT AACGCTGGACCCAATACCAATGGTtctcaattcttcatcacaacTGTTCCCACCCCTTTCCTCGATAACAAGCACGTCGTCTTTGGTAAGGTCGTCGACGGTATGGACGTGGTTAAGAAGATGGAGGCTACCAAAACTGGCTATGCTGCCCCGGATAGACCGAACCTCGACGTAGTCATCTCCCAATGTGGTGAAATGTAA
- a CDS encoding dynein light chain, cytoplasmic translates to MADAHVPKAESPVAREKLEAQIKSADMTEDMQQESIEVAQEAMAKFTIEKDIAQHIKRTFDERKGPTWHCIVGRNFGSFVTHETKHFIYFYLGHCAILLFKTQ, encoded by the exons ATGGCCGACGCTCACGTTCCCAAGGCAGAGTCTCCCGTCGCTCgggagaagcttgagg CTCAGATCAAGTCCGCCGACATG ACGGAGGATATGCAACAGGAGTCTATCGAAGTTG CCCAGGAagccatggccaagttcaCCATTGAGAAg GACATCGCACAGCACATCAAGCGCACA TTCGACGAGCGAAAGGGACCAACCTGGCACTGCATTGTTGGCCGAAATTTCGGTAGCTTCGTTACCCACG AGACCAAGCACTTTATCTACTTTTACCTTGGCCACTGCGCAATTCTACTATTCAAAACGCAATAG